In one Sporomusa sphaeroides DSM 2875 genomic region, the following are encoded:
- a CDS encoding efflux RND transporter periplasmic adaptor subunit → MKKVIHSKKCRQMLGIVVVAAVLAGALFFWKSHSSQGNTAKAGAVKPLVAVETIRRQDMFSRIILSGQTVAAAQVDIAPKYAGHITRVAVELGQQVTAGQILVAQDLEDIDLAIAQTTAAIRQAGADSIEIKAAFAADYQKAEADYERNLANYRRYEALYNMGAISRETLDTAKQQIVNAKAALDVLKEQSMPSGVPAVLESKQAALAKAKYGLEALEKQREDRLLRAPRDGIIGYRQVEAGAFVQAGQKLLTVVDNSSSYVDCLVSEQNAAQIRSGMQVMVAIDSLGQEYPGSIIYISPAADAQTRLFTVRLALTLADVAVKSGMFAHAGIAGLLREQTLFVAKTAVTEKNGKQYVFVIDDKNQAEQRLVTTGQRNDETVELLTGIHAGERVAVSNVSRLKPGMAVEVDTHI, encoded by the coding sequence ATGAAGAAAGTTATACATAGCAAAAAGTGCCGGCAGATGCTGGGGATTGTGGTGGTGGCAGCAGTTTTGGCCGGTGCCCTGTTCTTCTGGAAAAGCCATAGCAGTCAGGGAAATACGGCAAAAGCCGGCGCAGTCAAGCCGCTGGTAGCGGTAGAGACAATCCGGCGGCAGGATATGTTTTCAAGGATTATCTTAAGCGGGCAAACGGTGGCGGCGGCGCAGGTCGATATTGCGCCCAAGTACGCGGGGCATATTACCCGGGTTGCCGTAGAGTTAGGCCAGCAAGTAACAGCCGGACAAATACTTGTTGCGCAGGATTTGGAGGATATCGATCTGGCGATCGCCCAGACAACAGCCGCTATCCGGCAGGCCGGAGCGGACAGTATCGAAATCAAAGCCGCATTTGCTGCCGATTATCAAAAAGCCGAGGCCGATTATGAGCGGAATCTTGCTAATTACCGGCGGTATGAAGCCTTGTACAATATGGGGGCCATTTCCCGGGAAACGCTGGATACGGCCAAACAGCAAATAGTCAATGCAAAAGCAGCTCTGGACGTACTAAAGGAACAGTCGATGCCAAGTGGCGTTCCGGCGGTTTTAGAAAGCAAACAGGCAGCGCTGGCTAAAGCCAAATACGGCCTGGAAGCCTTGGAGAAACAGCGGGAAGACCGGCTGCTGCGGGCACCGCGGGACGGTATTATCGGCTACCGGCAGGTGGAAGCAGGAGCCTTTGTGCAGGCCGGGCAAAAGCTGCTGACGGTTGTTGATAATAGCAGCAGCTATGTTGATTGCCTTGTTTCCGAGCAGAATGCAGCGCAAATCCGGAGCGGCATGCAGGTAATGGTTGCCATTGATTCACTGGGGCAGGAGTATCCTGGCAGCATTATTTATATCAGTCCGGCAGCAGATGCCCAAACCCGGCTCTTTACTGTCAGGCTGGCGTTAACCCTGGCAGATGTTGCCGTCAAAAGCGGTATGTTCGCCCATGCCGGTATTGCCGGGCTGCTTAGAGAGCAGACTTTGTTTGTGGCAAAAACCGCGGTTACAGAAAAAAACGGCAAGCAGTATGTATTTGTCATTGATGACAAAAATCAGGCCGAACAGCGCCTGGTAACAACCGGACAACGCAATGATGAAACTGTAGAACTGCTTACAGGCATTCACGCAGGGGAGCGGGTGGCCGTCAGTAATGTATCCCGGCTTAAACCGGGGATGGCTGTTGAGGTGGATACGCACATATGA
- a CDS encoding efflux RND transporter permease subunit, giving the protein MNITRFSIQRPVGITMIVMLFVVLGLYSFFRIGVELLPALNSPYFSIAVEYPGASVEEVEEMVVKPLEQELVSLSHLKRILAIAKPERATIVLEFDYMANGDIASIDASKAINRVRKKLPEDVEEPVISRRDANAVPVMEIAVKAKYPLSDIYGKADHIFKERLQRAGGVSDVAVGGGRDREIAVLVDRDKLALYNLSLNQIAERIKGDNLLLPAGSVYSETQESDVRLAARYQSAEEIKRVYLANTGGGAVPLTEIAEVSGQDSRATRYGRVNGDDAITLQVYKNSDANIVNTVKQVQHELAALQDEYPEYQFIVVTNDANYIDNALHNTLIALFEGIMTTGLVLFLFLRGWRSTVAVMIAIPTSLISTFLVMYAAGFTFNMMSLMGMALCIGILVDDAIVVLENIHRHLQLGKPPAVAAEEGRNEIGTAAIAITLCDVVVFLPIAFMTDMTGQYFRQFGLTIVFATLFSLFISFTLTPMLAARLFSTGAAPVSGRIWTFMDSLEKTAVDKYEKLLRRSLAHGRQVIAGVLILLVSTVALIPLGVIGAEYMPRTDESNFRVSVELPVGQNLEMTDAVISQLEQYILTIPEVTYCLSNVGGSSSNWGRMTVQLVGKRERDRSIWEITDDVRNFARRQLAHASVRVYETESSVAGISTGGAEIHSPVLIYLLGSDMDDLVRASNQLQATLANIEGTKEIRSNYRVGVPEFKLTVDREKLKFFTTSVQDVKEAFAGAINGKKAGVLPNDSSNNGRDTDIVVRLKGSEYFKPSDLTNIPVKADGKMVFLGDVARIEEGVGPVGITRLNKQRSLIVQANITDRPLNEVLQELDSLLKQEALPEGVTYRFGGQAAEMDSSYGEIIQALVLSLLLVYMLLAVLYESAFTPVIRMLSLPLGLIGSLLFLLFTNNTINVYSLVGFLVMDGLVAKNGTLLLDYTLTLMGRGMSAYEALVEAGKTRLRPICMTTLTMVVGMLPTALALSEGAETRVSMAWVLIGGLLSSTVFTLFVIPIVFLFFDRHPVRTWFQ; this is encoded by the coding sequence ATGAATATCACCCGTTTTTCTATTCAACGTCCTGTCGGCATAACCATGATTGTCATGCTGTTTGTTGTGCTGGGGCTATACAGCTTTTTTCGTATCGGTGTGGAGCTGCTGCCGGCCCTGAACAGTCCCTATTTTTCCATAGCTGTTGAATATCCCGGCGCCAGCGTGGAAGAGGTTGAGGAAATGGTGGTCAAACCACTGGAACAGGAATTGGTTTCCTTATCGCATTTAAAGCGGATTCTCGCCATTGCCAAGCCGGAACGGGCTACGATCGTCCTGGAATTTGACTATATGGCCAATGGCGATATTGCCTCTATCGACGCTTCCAAGGCCATCAACCGGGTGCGGAAAAAACTGCCGGAGGATGTAGAGGAACCGGTGATAAGCCGGCGGGATGCCAACGCTGTGCCGGTTATGGAAATTGCGGTAAAGGCAAAATATCCATTGTCTGATATCTATGGCAAAGCCGATCACATTTTCAAAGAGCGGCTCCAACGGGCCGGCGGTGTATCCGATGTGGCTGTCGGCGGCGGTCGCGACCGGGAAATCGCCGTACTGGTTGACCGCGATAAACTAGCCTTATATAATTTGTCGCTAAACCAGATTGCCGAGCGCATTAAAGGCGATAACCTGCTTTTGCCTGCCGGTTCCGTATATTCGGAAACACAGGAAAGTGATGTGCGTTTGGCCGCCCGCTACCAGTCTGCCGAAGAAATCAAGCGGGTATATCTTGCCAATACCGGTGGGGGTGCCGTACCCTTAACCGAGATTGCCGAGGTGAGCGGGCAGGACAGCCGCGCCACCCGCTATGGCAGGGTAAATGGCGATGATGCCATTACCCTGCAGGTATACAAAAACAGTGATGCCAATATTGTCAATACCGTTAAGCAGGTGCAGCATGAACTGGCGGCACTGCAGGACGAATATCCGGAGTATCAGTTTATTGTAGTAACCAATGACGCCAATTATATTGACAACGCCTTGCATAATACCCTTATTGCCCTGTTTGAGGGCATAATGACTACCGGACTGGTATTATTTTTATTTCTTCGCGGCTGGCGGTCAACGGTTGCCGTCATGATTGCCATCCCGACATCGCTGATTTCCACCTTTTTGGTTATGTATGCGGCAGGCTTTACCTTTAACATGATGTCCCTGATGGGCATGGCATTGTGCATCGGGATATTAGTGGATGATGCCATTGTTGTCCTGGAGAACATCCATAGACACCTGCAGCTGGGCAAACCGCCGGCCGTCGCTGCCGAAGAGGGGCGCAACGAAATCGGCACAGCGGCCATCGCCATTACCCTGTGTGATGTGGTGGTATTCTTACCCATCGCCTTTATGACCGACATGACCGGGCAGTATTTTCGCCAATTTGGGTTAACCATTGTATTTGCCACATTGTTTTCACTGTTCATTTCCTTTACTTTAACCCCGATGCTGGCTGCACGGCTGTTTTCCACCGGGGCAGCCCCGGTTAGCGGAAGGATCTGGACTTTTATGGACAGCCTGGAAAAAACCGCTGTTGACAAGTATGAAAAGCTGCTGCGCCGGAGCCTGGCTCATGGCAGGCAAGTGATTGCCGGTGTACTTATTTTGCTGGTTAGTACTGTTGCCCTGATTCCTCTCGGGGTAATCGGAGCCGAATATATGCCGCGAACAGATGAAAGCAACTTCCGGGTCAGTGTCGAATTGCCTGTGGGACAGAACCTGGAAATGACCGATGCGGTGATCAGTCAATTGGAGCAGTATATCCTGACAATTCCGGAAGTGACCTACTGCCTGAGCAATGTCGGCGGCAGCAGCAGCAACTGGGGCAGGATGACCGTACAGCTTGTAGGGAAAAGGGAACGGGACCGCAGTATTTGGGAAATTACCGATGATGTCAGAAACTTTGCCCGCCGTCAGCTTGCTCACGCTTCGGTGCGGGTTTATGAAACCGAGTCGTCGGTGGCCGGTATTTCGACAGGCGGTGCCGAGATACACTCCCCGGTCTTAATTTATCTTTTAGGGTCAGATATGGACGACTTAGTCAGGGCCTCCAATCAGCTGCAGGCCACTCTGGCTAACATCGAGGGCACCAAAGAGATCCGCAGCAACTACCGGGTAGGGGTTCCCGAATTTAAGCTGACAGTTGACCGGGAAAAACTGAAATTCTTTACTACCTCGGTACAGGACGTTAAGGAGGCTTTTGCTGGCGCGATTAACGGCAAAAAGGCCGGAGTGCTGCCCAATGACAGCAGCAACAACGGGCGTGACACCGATATTGTCGTCCGGCTAAAGGGCAGCGAATACTTTAAACCCTCTGATCTGACCAATATTCCGGTTAAAGCCGATGGCAAAATGGTATTTCTGGGCGATGTGGCCCGGATTGAAGAGGGGGTAGGCCCTGTTGGCATTACCCGGCTGAATAAGCAGCGCTCCCTTATTGTGCAGGCCAATATAACTGACCGCCCCTTAAACGAGGTGCTGCAGGAACTGGACAGCCTGCTTAAACAGGAAGCCTTGCCGGAAGGCGTGACCTACCGCTTTGGCGGACAGGCGGCCGAGATGGACAGCAGCTACGGAGAAATTATCCAGGCATTGGTTTTGTCTCTCCTGCTGGTGTATATGCTGCTGGCTGTGCTCTATGAATCGGCCTTTACGCCGGTTATCCGGATGTTATCACTGCCGTTGGGCCTAATCGGAAGCCTGCTGTTTTTGCTTTTTACCAATAATACCATTAATGTCTATTCCCTTGTCGGCTTTTTAGTCATGGACGGACTGGTGGCCAAGAACGGCACTTTGCTGCTGGATTACACACTGACACTGATGGGGCGGGGCATGAGCGCCTATGAAGCATTGGTGGAAGCAGGCAAAACCCGTTTAAGGCCCATCTGTATGACTACTCTGACCATGGTGGTCGGTATGCTGCCCACTGCCCTGGCCCTGAGTGAAGGCGCCGAAACCAGGGTGAGTATGGCCTGGGTGCTTATTGGCGGCTTGCTCTCATCCACCGTATTTACCTTATTTGTTATCCCGATAGTTTTCCTGTTTTTTGACCGCCATCCTGTGCGGACTTGGTTTCAGTAA
- a CDS encoding molybdopterin-dependent oxidoreductase codes for MEILRSVCPYDCPDTCGLLIYKEGETVVKVQGDPEHSFTRGTLCPKMAHYERTVYSKRRLLTPLLRSGPKGSGAFTPVSWEEAIGLIADKWKGIIAQYGAEAILPYSYAGTMGLVQRNAGHPFFYSLGASRLERTICSPAKDYGWKAVMGQTIAPHPGELQASDLIILWGISALATDIHIVHDINIAKAKGAKVWLIDTYETPTAKISDQVILVRPGSDGALALGMLHVIARDKLADQHFIRQYVQGYEELAATVLPQYTPAAVSKITGIAAGTIEELARQYAAAEAPFIRMGSGLSRYGNGAMTVRILTCLPAVCGAWKKNGGGVLTGTTTAGAFDSKLITREDLQKSATRLINMNELGHALNEVKAPPVMGLYVYSSNPAITAPDQNRVLQGLAREELFTVVHERFLTDTANYADVVLPATTSLEHSDLYRAYGHYVVQRAFKVINAVGQSKSNWEVFCLLAAAMGIDEPFFQQTEDALIDSILAKPTSWLQQTEMEKLRQGYPVDLPLPDEYKLQFQTPSGKIEIINPREEDPLPKYFEPYGDKAEFWLVNSPDARILDSSFNEREDLTKNNTMILQMNPGDAAQKGLKDGQLVVAWNERGKAVFTLKTSAKVPAAVVVTEGVWWLEHAVGDRSVNVLTSQRLTDKAKGSTFYDVKVNVIAHTDSCHIEGR; via the coding sequence ATGGAAATCTTGCGGTCCGTTTGTCCATATGATTGCCCTGACACCTGTGGCTTGCTTATCTATAAAGAGGGTGAAACGGTTGTCAAAGTTCAGGGTGATCCGGAACATTCGTTTACACGCGGGACACTTTGTCCTAAAATGGCCCATTATGAAAGAACCGTCTATTCAAAGCGGCGGCTTTTAACGCCATTGCTGCGGTCCGGTCCCAAGGGCAGCGGTGCCTTCACGCCGGTTTCCTGGGAGGAAGCCATTGGCCTCATTGCTGATAAATGGAAGGGCATTATTGCCCAATATGGGGCGGAGGCAATATTACCCTACTCTTACGCCGGAACCATGGGACTGGTTCAGCGTAATGCCGGTCATCCCTTTTTCTATAGCCTGGGCGCATCCCGGCTGGAGCGGACTATCTGTTCGCCGGCCAAAGACTATGGCTGGAAAGCGGTAATGGGGCAAACCATAGCGCCACACCCCGGCGAACTGCAGGCCAGTGATTTGATCATTTTGTGGGGTATCAGCGCTCTGGCGACAGATATTCATATTGTGCATGATATCAATATCGCCAAAGCCAAGGGCGCTAAAGTATGGCTGATTGATACTTATGAAACGCCTACTGCGAAAATTTCCGATCAGGTCATACTGGTTCGTCCGGGTAGCGATGGGGCTTTGGCACTGGGCATGCTGCATGTCATTGCGCGCGACAAGCTGGCAGATCAGCATTTTATCAGGCAATACGTCCAGGGGTATGAGGAACTGGCAGCAACGGTGCTGCCTCAGTATACACCGGCAGCAGTCAGTAAAATAACCGGAATTGCTGCCGGTACAATCGAGGAGCTGGCAAGACAGTACGCTGCGGCAGAGGCTCCGTTTATCAGAATGGGGAGCGGTTTATCCCGCTATGGCAATGGAGCAATGACTGTACGGATTCTCACCTGTTTGCCTGCAGTGTGTGGTGCGTGGAAAAAAAACGGTGGCGGCGTATTGACCGGAACCACTACGGCAGGTGCCTTTGACAGCAAGTTAATCACCCGTGAAGATTTGCAGAAAAGTGCAACGCGGCTGATCAACATGAATGAATTGGGACATGCCCTGAATGAAGTAAAAGCGCCGCCGGTAATGGGGCTGTATGTGTACAGCTCCAATCCGGCGATAACAGCTCCTGATCAAAACCGGGTCCTGCAGGGCTTGGCCCGGGAAGAACTCTTTACCGTGGTACATGAACGGTTCCTGACAGATACGGCTAACTACGCGGATGTTGTATTACCGGCGACCACTTCCCTTGAGCATAGTGATCTATACCGTGCTTACGGGCATTATGTCGTGCAGCGCGCTTTCAAGGTAATTAACGCGGTAGGGCAGTCAAAATCCAATTGGGAGGTATTCTGTCTCCTGGCTGCGGCGATGGGAATCGATGAGCCGTTCTTTCAGCAGACCGAGGATGCCCTGATTGACAGTATTCTGGCCAAGCCCACTTCCTGGCTGCAGCAAACCGAAATGGAAAAACTGCGGCAAGGATATCCGGTGGATTTGCCGCTGCCTGATGAGTATAAGCTGCAATTTCAAACACCGTCAGGGAAGATTGAAATAATAAATCCCCGGGAAGAAGACCCTTTGCCCAAATACTTCGAGCCCTATGGCGACAAAGCCGAATTTTGGCTGGTTAATTCGCCCGATGCCCGGATACTGGATTCCTCCTTTAATGAGCGGGAGGACTTGACGAAAAACAATACCATGATTTTGCAAATGAACCCGGGAGATGCCGCTCAAAAAGGCTTAAAAGACGGTCAGCTTGTTGTCGCTTGGAACGAACGCGGCAAAGCGGTTTTTACGCTGAAAACCAGCGCGAAAGTACCGGCAGCTGTTGTTGTGACCGAAGGCGTGTGGTGGCTTGAGCATGCCGTAGGCGACCGTTCGGTCAATGTGCTGACATCCCAAAGACTTACAGATAAGGCGAAGG